A region from the Acanthopagrus latus isolate v.2019 chromosome 8, fAcaLat1.1, whole genome shotgun sequence genome encodes:
- the pamr1 gene encoding inactive serine protease PAMR1 isoform X1 has translation MLSAGRGLQLGQTHRVPWTSTIISGKEGWLLFISLFILISLPHGTAWPYDYRYLYNHCPGPEWNVMCRGCCEYDVIRCKCPLQGTPVGYAVPCCRNAINECDPCIIHPGCSIFENCRRCNNGTWGPRDDFFISGKYCAECRPGWSGGDCMKCGGVIRKRQGHVVLESYPNNARCEWTIQVDRPFTIDLRFMMLSMEYHSSCRYDYVEVRDGDSINSRVIGRFCGNNRPAPVQSSGNSLHILFVSDGYKNFDGFFATFQESSACSSSPCLHDGTCVLDSSYTYHCACLAGYTGKRCENVVGCHRPPVPTHGSTEGLFHHSGARITFRCDPGFELRGLRSAICLSDGTWSASAPKCVPVERVCSLPPKPTHGDHFLVYGPNDVLIALQYMCNQPYELSGNSQRTCLPNNTWSGTPPVCTQVNNTLTEAEKGKDKAKETDTDKYTDKDISKTKEKGQENTAGEKESVGGGDINTGQENATAVDREDKYTDTIPEKTSSEGRNDGEPEEGNTGSEKPSGGSNDKVDSQGPDNSLNTVEKKEPEVAKPPEKEEEGNQDTNLEIGKTDVTEIVVIKDKGQEEKERKEEQVNGKRDPDKVGPNDTKLRPAITEGDNTVEIFEKEMTKNDTVTYDTKDTKKENNSIDSPEAGRKIIPTRVNITQYTMYRAGGEESGKPKEKPTIHGDNTDEDSAEKTKEELEREREEKEKEKEKEVNQSFTEKSCPPLPRLYHGYHQKLPGVEPETVEFFCNHSYAVSGDARRTCQPDGTWSGKQPLCVRACREPKVSELVRQRVLPPQAPSRKTPVHKLYSSQRGQQLQSVGPTKAPVALSQLPQGFHHLYTHIEYECASQFYQHSGSSRRTCLKTGKWSGLHVSCSPVCGKHPTFDPERPAEAHWPWLAAIYRRSTNGAETKVTKADSQAGSLKRDSGVGTGNLNQASDWQLVCSGALVNQRSVVVAAHCVTELGKVYPLDAAKIKVVVGKHYRDDSRDSKGLQHLRVASIAIHTNYDPNILDSDIAVVKLLDKARIGEKVTPLCISDSQGDEVTSGQGLVTGWSPLTDASLGPDERARVGHVRLADVVPCEQQYARNGVPVSVTDNMLCASQKPDYVPSNICPSDTGGILVLPALSEDQTTNNQRHKGLWRLLGLVSFGYDQGECNPDLYTVYTHVANFKDWIQSNMK, from the exons ATGCTGTCTGCGGGACGGGGACTGCAGCTGGGGCAAACCCACAGGGTCCCCTGGACCAGCACCATTATCTCGGGCAAGGAGGGCTggctcctcttcatctccctcttcatccttATCTCCTTACCCCATGGGACAGCCTGGCCCTACG ATTACAGGTATCTGTACAACCACTGCCCGGGCCCAGAGTGGAACGTTATGTGCAGAGGCTGCTGTGAATATGACGTGATCCGCTGTAAATGCCCCCTGCAGGGGACTCCAGTGGGCTACGCAGTGCCCTGCTGCCGCAACGCCATTAATGAGTGTGACCCCTGCATCATCCATCCAG GTTGCAGTATATTTGAGAACTGTAGGCGCTGTAACAACGGGACATGGGGCCCCAGGGATGACTTCTTCATTAGTGGAAAATACTGCGCTGAGTGTCGGCCCGGCTGGTCTGGCGGAGATTGCATGA AGTGTGGGGGAGTGATCCGAAAACGGCAGGGCCACGTGGTGCTGGAGAGTTACCCCAACAATGCTCGGTGTGAGTGGACCATACAGGTGGACCGTCCCTTCACCATTGACCTCAG GTTTATGATGCTGAGTATGGAATATCACTCCTCTTGTCGTTACGACTACGTGGAGGTCCGAGATGGCGACAGCATCAACTCACGCGTCATCGGTCGATTCTGTGGGAACAACAGACCCGCCCCGGTCCAGAGCTCTGGAAACAGTCTGCACATACTCTTCGTGTCTGATGGTTACAAGAACTTTGACGGATTCTTTGCGACTTTCCAGGAGAGCTCAG CTTGCAgctcctctccctgcctgcaTGATGGGACTTGTGTCCTGGACAGTTCTTATACATACCACTGCGCCTGTCTGGCTGGCTACACGGGCAAGAGGTGTGAGAATG TGGTGGGATGCCACAGGCCTCCAGTGCCCACCCATGGATCCACGGAGGGTTTGTTCCATCACTCGGGGGCTCGCATCACTTTCCGCTGCGACCCTGGCTTTGAACTGCGAGGGTTGCGTTCTGCCATCTGCCTGAGTGACGGCACATGGAGTGCCTCTGCACCAAAGTGCG TGCCAGTGGAAAGAGTATGCAGTTTGCCACCCAAGCCGACACATGGCGACCATTTCTTGGTCTATGGACCAAACGATGTCCTCATCGCTTTACAGTATATGTGCAACCAGCCCTACGAACTCAGTGGGAACTCCCAGAGAACCTGCCTCCCAAACAACACCTGGAGTGGGACGCCTCCTGTTTGCACCCAAG TGAATAATACTCTCACTGAGGCAGAAAAGGGCAAAGACAAGgcaaaagagacagacacagataaatacacagacaaagaTATCAGCAAAACTAAAGAGAAAGGTCAAGagaacacagctggagaaaaagaaagtgttggAGGGGGAGATATAAACACCGGGCAAGAGAATGCAACAGCAGTCGACAGAGAAGATAAATATACTGATACCATTCCAGAGAAAACTTCGTCTGAGGGCAGGAACGATGGAGAGCCAGAGGAAGGAAATACTGGGTCAGAGAAGCCCAGTGGAGGCAGCAATGACAAAGTGGATAGTCAAGGCCCAGACAACAGCCTGAATACAGTTGAGAAGAAAGAACCTGAGGTAGCAAAGCCACccgagaaagaagaagaaggcaacCAAGACACAAACTTGGAGATAGGAAAGACAGATGTCACAGAAATCGTTGTGATAAAAGACAAAGgacaagaagagaaggaaagaaaagaggagcagGTGAATGGAAAACGAGATCCGGATAAAGTCGGCCCTAACGATACCAAGCTGAGGCCGGCCATAACTGAGGGCGACAACACAGTGGAGATATTTGAAAAGGAAATGACAAAGAACGACACAGTTACATATGATAcgaaagacacaaagaaagaaaacaatagCATAGATTCTCCAGAGGCTGGGAGGAAAATCATCCCCACTAGAGTCAACATCACACAGTACACCATGTACAGAGCGGGAGGTGAGGAAAGCGGGAAGCCAAAGGAAAAACCAACAATTCATGGGGACAACACAGATGAGGATTCTGCTGAGAAAACaaaggaggagctggagagggagcgggaggagaaggaaaaagaaaaggagaaagaagtCAACCAAAGCTTCACTG AGAAAAgctgccctcctctccctcgcctCTACCATGGCTACCACCAGAAGCTGCCCGGGGTGGAGCCTGAAACAGTGGAGTTCTTCTGTAACCACTCCTACGCTGTCAGCGGTGACGCCCGACGAACCTGCCAGCCAGATGGTACCTGGAGTGGCAAACAGCCCCTCTGTGTCAGAG CCTGCCGGGAGCCCAAAGTGTCAGAGCTGGTTAGACAGAGAGTCCTTCCACCTCAGGCACCGTCCAG AAAGACACCTGTGCACAAGCTGTACTCCTCTCAGCGCGGCCAGCAGCTCCAGTCTGTCGGACCCACTAAAGCCCCTGTAGCTCTTTCCCAGCTGCCCCAGGGCTTCCACCACCTTTACACACATATAGAGTACGAGTGCGCCTCTCAGTTCTACCAACACTCTGGCAGCTCCCGCCGCACTTGCTTGAAGACCGGGAAATGGAGCGGGCTTCATGTGTCCTGTTCACCAG TGTGTGGGAAGCACCCCACCTTTGACCCGGAGAGGCCAGCCGAGGCTCACTGGCCTTGGCTGGCAGCCATCTACCGTCGCTCCACCAACGGAGCTGAGACAAAGGTGACCAAGGCAGACAGCCAGGCAGGGTCCCTGAAGAGGGACAGTGGAGTAGGAACTGGCAACCTCAATCAGGCTTCTGACTGGCAGTTGGTGTGCAGCGGGGCTCTGGTGAACCAAAGGAGTGTGGTTGTTGCAGCCCACTGTGTGACGGAGCTGGGGAAGGTGTATCCCCTGGATGCAGCCAAGATCAAGGTGGTGGTGGGGAAGCACTACCGTGACGACAGCAGGGACAGTAAAGGTCTGCAGCACCTGAGG GTGGCCTCCATCGCCATTCATACAAATTACGACCCCAATATTCTCGACTCTGACATCGCCGTGGTCAAGTTACTGGACAAAGCACGGATCGGGGAGAAAGTGACGCCCCTCTGCATCTCAGACAGCCAGGGAGACGAGGTAACCTCAGGACAAGGGCTGGTGACAGGCTGGTCTCCACTGACCGATGCAAGTTTGGGTCCCGATGAGAGGGCGAGGGTCGGGCACGTTCGCCTTGCGGACGTGGTCCCATGTGAGCAGCAGTATGCTCGTAACGGCGTGCCCGTCAGCGTCACAGACAATATGCTCTGTGCCAGCCAGAAGCCCGACTATGTGCCCTCGAACATTTGTCCGTCTGACACTGGGGGAATCCTCGTCCTCCCGGCCCTCTCTGAGGACCAAACCACCAACAACCAGAGGCACAAAGGGTTGTGGAGACTCTTGGGACTGGTGAGCTTTGGCTATGACCAAGGGGAGTGTAATCCTGATCTCTACACCGTCTACACACATGTAGCCAACTTTAAAGACTGGATACAGagcaatatgaaataa
- the pamr1 gene encoding inactive serine protease PAMR1 isoform X2, translating into MCRGCCEYDVIRCKCPLQGTPVGYAVPCCRNAINECDPCIIHPGCSIFENCRRCNNGTWGPRDDFFISGKYCAECRPGWSGGDCMKCGGVIRKRQGHVVLESYPNNARCEWTIQVDRPFTIDLRFMMLSMEYHSSCRYDYVEVRDGDSINSRVIGRFCGNNRPAPVQSSGNSLHILFVSDGYKNFDGFFATFQESSACSSSPCLHDGTCVLDSSYTYHCACLAGYTGKRCENVVGCHRPPVPTHGSTEGLFHHSGARITFRCDPGFELRGLRSAICLSDGTWSASAPKCVPVERVCSLPPKPTHGDHFLVYGPNDVLIALQYMCNQPYELSGNSQRTCLPNNTWSGTPPVCTQVNNTLTEAEKGKDKAKETDTDKYTDKDISKTKEKGQENTAGEKESVGGGDINTGQENATAVDREDKYTDTIPEKTSSEGRNDGEPEEGNTGSEKPSGGSNDKVDSQGPDNSLNTVEKKEPEVAKPPEKEEEGNQDTNLEIGKTDVTEIVVIKDKGQEEKERKEEQVNGKRDPDKVGPNDTKLRPAITEGDNTVEIFEKEMTKNDTVTYDTKDTKKENNSIDSPEAGRKIIPTRVNITQYTMYRAGGEESGKPKEKPTIHGDNTDEDSAEKTKEELEREREEKEKEKEKEVNQSFTEKSCPPLPRLYHGYHQKLPGVEPETVEFFCNHSYAVSGDARRTCQPDGTWSGKQPLCVRACREPKVSELVRQRVLPPQAPSRKTPVHKLYSSQRGQQLQSVGPTKAPVALSQLPQGFHHLYTHIEYECASQFYQHSGSSRRTCLKTGKWSGLHVSCSPVCGKHPTFDPERPAEAHWPWLAAIYRRSTNGAETKVTKADSQAGSLKRDSGVGTGNLNQASDWQLVCSGALVNQRSVVVAAHCVTELGKVYPLDAAKIKVVVGKHYRDDSRDSKGLQHLRVASIAIHTNYDPNILDSDIAVVKLLDKARIGEKVTPLCISDSQGDEVTSGQGLVTGWSPLTDASLGPDERARVGHVRLADVVPCEQQYARNGVPVSVTDNMLCASQKPDYVPSNICPSDTGGILVLPALSEDQTTNNQRHKGLWRLLGLVSFGYDQGECNPDLYTVYTHVANFKDWIQSNMK; encoded by the exons ATGTGCAGAGGCTGCTGTGAATATGACGTGATCCGCTGTAAATGCCCCCTGCAGGGGACTCCAGTGGGCTACGCAGTGCCCTGCTGCCGCAACGCCATTAATGAGTGTGACCCCTGCATCATCCATCCAG GTTGCAGTATATTTGAGAACTGTAGGCGCTGTAACAACGGGACATGGGGCCCCAGGGATGACTTCTTCATTAGTGGAAAATACTGCGCTGAGTGTCGGCCCGGCTGGTCTGGCGGAGATTGCATGA AGTGTGGGGGAGTGATCCGAAAACGGCAGGGCCACGTGGTGCTGGAGAGTTACCCCAACAATGCTCGGTGTGAGTGGACCATACAGGTGGACCGTCCCTTCACCATTGACCTCAG GTTTATGATGCTGAGTATGGAATATCACTCCTCTTGTCGTTACGACTACGTGGAGGTCCGAGATGGCGACAGCATCAACTCACGCGTCATCGGTCGATTCTGTGGGAACAACAGACCCGCCCCGGTCCAGAGCTCTGGAAACAGTCTGCACATACTCTTCGTGTCTGATGGTTACAAGAACTTTGACGGATTCTTTGCGACTTTCCAGGAGAGCTCAG CTTGCAgctcctctccctgcctgcaTGATGGGACTTGTGTCCTGGACAGTTCTTATACATACCACTGCGCCTGTCTGGCTGGCTACACGGGCAAGAGGTGTGAGAATG TGGTGGGATGCCACAGGCCTCCAGTGCCCACCCATGGATCCACGGAGGGTTTGTTCCATCACTCGGGGGCTCGCATCACTTTCCGCTGCGACCCTGGCTTTGAACTGCGAGGGTTGCGTTCTGCCATCTGCCTGAGTGACGGCACATGGAGTGCCTCTGCACCAAAGTGCG TGCCAGTGGAAAGAGTATGCAGTTTGCCACCCAAGCCGACACATGGCGACCATTTCTTGGTCTATGGACCAAACGATGTCCTCATCGCTTTACAGTATATGTGCAACCAGCCCTACGAACTCAGTGGGAACTCCCAGAGAACCTGCCTCCCAAACAACACCTGGAGTGGGACGCCTCCTGTTTGCACCCAAG TGAATAATACTCTCACTGAGGCAGAAAAGGGCAAAGACAAGgcaaaagagacagacacagataaatacacagacaaagaTATCAGCAAAACTAAAGAGAAAGGTCAAGagaacacagctggagaaaaagaaagtgttggAGGGGGAGATATAAACACCGGGCAAGAGAATGCAACAGCAGTCGACAGAGAAGATAAATATACTGATACCATTCCAGAGAAAACTTCGTCTGAGGGCAGGAACGATGGAGAGCCAGAGGAAGGAAATACTGGGTCAGAGAAGCCCAGTGGAGGCAGCAATGACAAAGTGGATAGTCAAGGCCCAGACAACAGCCTGAATACAGTTGAGAAGAAAGAACCTGAGGTAGCAAAGCCACccgagaaagaagaagaaggcaacCAAGACACAAACTTGGAGATAGGAAAGACAGATGTCACAGAAATCGTTGTGATAAAAGACAAAGgacaagaagagaaggaaagaaaagaggagcagGTGAATGGAAAACGAGATCCGGATAAAGTCGGCCCTAACGATACCAAGCTGAGGCCGGCCATAACTGAGGGCGACAACACAGTGGAGATATTTGAAAAGGAAATGACAAAGAACGACACAGTTACATATGATAcgaaagacacaaagaaagaaaacaatagCATAGATTCTCCAGAGGCTGGGAGGAAAATCATCCCCACTAGAGTCAACATCACACAGTACACCATGTACAGAGCGGGAGGTGAGGAAAGCGGGAAGCCAAAGGAAAAACCAACAATTCATGGGGACAACACAGATGAGGATTCTGCTGAGAAAACaaaggaggagctggagagggagcgggaggagaaggaaaaagaaaaggagaaagaagtCAACCAAAGCTTCACTG AGAAAAgctgccctcctctccctcgcctCTACCATGGCTACCACCAGAAGCTGCCCGGGGTGGAGCCTGAAACAGTGGAGTTCTTCTGTAACCACTCCTACGCTGTCAGCGGTGACGCCCGACGAACCTGCCAGCCAGATGGTACCTGGAGTGGCAAACAGCCCCTCTGTGTCAGAG CCTGCCGGGAGCCCAAAGTGTCAGAGCTGGTTAGACAGAGAGTCCTTCCACCTCAGGCACCGTCCAG AAAGACACCTGTGCACAAGCTGTACTCCTCTCAGCGCGGCCAGCAGCTCCAGTCTGTCGGACCCACTAAAGCCCCTGTAGCTCTTTCCCAGCTGCCCCAGGGCTTCCACCACCTTTACACACATATAGAGTACGAGTGCGCCTCTCAGTTCTACCAACACTCTGGCAGCTCCCGCCGCACTTGCTTGAAGACCGGGAAATGGAGCGGGCTTCATGTGTCCTGTTCACCAG TGTGTGGGAAGCACCCCACCTTTGACCCGGAGAGGCCAGCCGAGGCTCACTGGCCTTGGCTGGCAGCCATCTACCGTCGCTCCACCAACGGAGCTGAGACAAAGGTGACCAAGGCAGACAGCCAGGCAGGGTCCCTGAAGAGGGACAGTGGAGTAGGAACTGGCAACCTCAATCAGGCTTCTGACTGGCAGTTGGTGTGCAGCGGGGCTCTGGTGAACCAAAGGAGTGTGGTTGTTGCAGCCCACTGTGTGACGGAGCTGGGGAAGGTGTATCCCCTGGATGCAGCCAAGATCAAGGTGGTGGTGGGGAAGCACTACCGTGACGACAGCAGGGACAGTAAAGGTCTGCAGCACCTGAGG GTGGCCTCCATCGCCATTCATACAAATTACGACCCCAATATTCTCGACTCTGACATCGCCGTGGTCAAGTTACTGGACAAAGCACGGATCGGGGAGAAAGTGACGCCCCTCTGCATCTCAGACAGCCAGGGAGACGAGGTAACCTCAGGACAAGGGCTGGTGACAGGCTGGTCTCCACTGACCGATGCAAGTTTGGGTCCCGATGAGAGGGCGAGGGTCGGGCACGTTCGCCTTGCGGACGTGGTCCCATGTGAGCAGCAGTATGCTCGTAACGGCGTGCCCGTCAGCGTCACAGACAATATGCTCTGTGCCAGCCAGAAGCCCGACTATGTGCCCTCGAACATTTGTCCGTCTGACACTGGGGGAATCCTCGTCCTCCCGGCCCTCTCTGAGGACCAAACCACCAACAACCAGAGGCACAAAGGGTTGTGGAGACTCTTGGGACTGGTGAGCTTTGGCTATGACCAAGGGGAGTGTAATCCTGATCTCTACACCGTCTACACACATGTAGCCAACTTTAAAGACTGGATACAGagcaatatgaaataa